The Humidesulfovibrio mexicanus genome window below encodes:
- a CDS encoding branched-chain amino acid ABC transporter substrate-binding protein — translation MKSKWMMTVLGVALAGLLAVGCGGEKKGEQAAEANATAGAPTGETIVLGVAGAHSGDLASYGMPTLNAAKLVADEWNAKGGINGKKVEVLPMDDQCKPELATNAATKLVSEKVGIVLGHICSGATKAALPIYKDAKVVVMSPSATSTELTQDGAYPNFFRTISYDLVQGKAAAEFALAELKVKKVAVLHDKGDYGKGFADSAKKALEEGKATVALFEGITPGGVDYSAVIQKIKASGADAVLFGGYHPEASKIVTQMHKKGLKIAFVSDDGVKDDTFIKTAGPDAEGVYVTGPQIPADNEIYKKAVADHEKAYGSKPGSFYAQGYAAAQALLNAVAKAGSTDYDKVVAALRAEYVETTVGKIKFDAKGDAEGVSFSVYQVKDGKFELLK, via the coding sequence ATGAAATCGAAATGGATGATGACGGTTCTTGGTGTGGCCCTGGCCGGTTTGCTGGCCGTTGGCTGCGGCGGCGAAAAGAAGGGTGAGCAGGCAGCCGAGGCCAACGCCACCGCTGGCGCGCCGACCGGGGAGACCATCGTGCTCGGCGTGGCCGGCGCCCACTCCGGCGATCTGGCCTCGTACGGGATGCCCACGCTGAACGCCGCCAAGCTGGTGGCCGATGAGTGGAACGCCAAGGGCGGCATCAACGGCAAGAAGGTGGAAGTGCTGCCCATGGACGACCAGTGCAAGCCCGAGCTGGCCACCAACGCGGCCACCAAGCTTGTGAGCGAGAAGGTCGGCATCGTGCTCGGCCACATCTGCTCCGGCGCCACCAAGGCCGCCCTGCCCATCTACAAGGACGCCAAGGTGGTGGTCATGAGCCCCTCGGCCACCAGCACCGAGTTGACCCAGGACGGCGCCTACCCCAACTTCTTCCGCACCATTTCCTACGACTTGGTCCAGGGCAAGGCCGCAGCCGAGTTCGCGCTGGCCGAGCTCAAAGTCAAGAAGGTGGCTGTGCTGCACGACAAGGGCGACTACGGCAAGGGCTTCGCCGACAGCGCCAAGAAGGCGCTTGAGGAAGGCAAGGCCACCGTGGCGCTGTTCGAAGGCATCACCCCCGGCGGCGTGGACTACTCCGCCGTGATCCAGAAGATCAAGGCCTCCGGCGCGGACGCCGTGCTTTTTGGCGGCTACCATCCCGAGGCCTCCAAGATCGTGACCCAGATGCACAAGAAGGGCCTCAAAATTGCCTTCGTCTCCGACGATGGCGTGAAGGACGACACCTTCATCAAGACCGCCGGCCCCGACGCCGAGGGCGTCTACGTCACCGGTCCGCAGATCCCGGCCGACAACGAGATCTACAAGAAGGCCGTGGCCGACCACGAGAAGGCCTACGGCTCCAAGCCCGGCTCCTTCTACGCCCAGGGCTACGCCGCCGCCCAGGCCCTGCTGAACGCCGTGGCCAAGGCCGGCAGCACCGACTACGACAAGGTTGTGGCCGCCCTGCGCGCGGAATACGTGGAGACCACGGTGGGCAAGATCAAGTTCGACGCCAAAGGCGACGCCGAGGGCGTGAGCTTCTCCGTCTACCAGGTGAAGGACGGCAAGTTCGAACTGTTGAAGTAG
- a CDS encoding tetratricopeptide repeat protein, with the protein MTDTIDRHAPLSGGQKFILFALLAVIVTMFVGSFVYRMKGGGLVVEVHQERGGMGGASAMGGPMAGMMGVDMEQLRELMRRVEQNPNDAKVLLELANTFMMMQAWDKALEFAQMAAKAEPGNPDAHRAMGMVRFERKEYAEAKKSFDIVLKAAPDDALAHYNMGILLKHYMQKSAEGDAHFRRVVQLNPKDSDVLKSAQEELAAGKGQ; encoded by the coding sequence GTGACGGACACGATAGATAGGCACGCCCCCTTGAGCGGCGGGCAGAAGTTCATCCTTTTTGCGCTTCTTGCGGTCATCGTGACGATGTTCGTGGGCTCCTTCGTCTATCGCATGAAGGGCGGCGGGCTTGTGGTCGAGGTGCACCAGGAGCGGGGCGGCATGGGCGGCGCCAGCGCCATGGGCGGCCCCATGGCCGGGATGATGGGCGTGGACATGGAGCAACTGCGTGAGCTCATGCGCCGCGTGGAGCAGAATCCGAACGACGCCAAGGTTTTGCTGGAACTGGCCAACACCTTCATGATGATGCAGGCCTGGGACAAGGCGCTTGAATTTGCGCAAATGGCGGCCAAGGCCGAACCGGGGAACCCGGACGCGCACCGGGCCATGGGCATGGTGCGCTTCGAGCGCAAGGAGTACGCGGAGGCGAAGAAATCCTTCGACATCGTGCTCAAGGCCGCGCCGGACGATGCGCTGGCGCATTACAACATGGGCATTCTGCTCAAGCACTACATGCAGAAGTCGGCCGAGGGCGATGCGCACTTCCGTCGAGTCGTGCAGCTGAACCCAAAGGATTCCGATGTGCTGAAGAGCGCCCAGGAGGAGCTTGCCGCGGGCAAGGGGCAGTAG
- a CDS encoding CcmD family protein, giving the protein MNGYVVAANAAVWIFLAGYAIALCLRGRSISNRLQHLETLRDGHDR; this is encoded by the coding sequence ATGAACGGATATGTCGTTGCGGCCAACGCCGCGGTCTGGATTTTTTTGGCGGGCTATGCCATCGCCCTGTGCCTGCGCGGCAGGTCGATATCCAACAGATTGCAACACCTGGAGACGCTCCGTGACGGACACGATAGATAG